A single Anopheles arabiensis isolate DONGOLA chromosome 2, AaraD3, whole genome shotgun sequence DNA region contains:
- the LOC120895727 gene encoding poly(U)-specific endoribonuclease homolog, with product MRTLQIGTIVLLCLALTIDAQWFGSSKKKQEEDPNVALLSYAPVDPNVTPPSSTVGVTTSTTPIPSTTTKKGFFGKLFGGGSKKEEKTTTTTTTTTTTTTVATPTTKKQGFFGGLFGKKDKTSTTTVAPSTTARAGTTLKPGTVTTTAKTSAIPSSVGTTAKTPVAAAAAAGVTSTTVKAVPAASSTVATTSTTPKSKDAFPALPPARSGSPTPAPVPTSTVANAWTRTPPTVQPGGKPGVSFVPTTPGTPGAQKVSSTPAATAAVGDGPATDEELMALSELLFTKDNNSPSKFVTINYQKQTSSFVNTDEAPNPFLTVDEAKIYAIPTIEKMHALFNNYELDTMTNEFVTPLEKKEENDFVDALLATNVMRQAMLFLQKKGVVTADPKTHHELLKTIWFTLYSRGNGKIGSSGFEHVFLNEVSNGTMIGLHNWLYVYDMEKAGRIDYKGWNKKMELGTKGEIAKVRLSFDNLQKPSNSLFVGTSPELEIALYTVCFQLRPDKECPVAVNGKPFTIKTFTFRYRGKNLIGGAWPNI from the exons ATGAGGACACTGCAGATCGGGACGATCGTATTGCTATGCCTAGCATTAACGATAG ACGCACAATGGTTCGGCAGTAGCAAAAAGAAGCAGGAGGAGGACCCGAACGTGGCGCTCCTGTCGTACGCACCGGTTGACCCAAACGTGACGCCACCTTCCTCAACGGTGGGAGTCACCACCAGCACGACGCCGATCCCGTCCACCACGACGAAGAAGGGATTCTTTGGCAAACTGTTTGGCGGAGGCTCaaagaaggaggaaaagaCAACCACCACAACGACTACGACCACCACTACCACGACCGTCGCGACACCGACCACAAAGAAGCAGGGCTTCTTCGGTGGGCTGTTCGGCAAGAAGGATAAAacgtccaccaccaccgtcgctCCGTCGACCACGGCCCGTGCGGGAACGACACTAAAGCCGGGCACTGTTACGACCACAGCCAAGACGTCCGCCATTCCCAGTTCGGTCGGCACTACGGCAAAGACgccagttgctgctgctgctgctgctggcgtaaCGTCAACCACTGTAAAGGCGGTGCCTGCTGCGTCTAGCACGGTTGCCACGACATCGACTACACCGAAATCGAAGGATGCTTTCCCAGCACTTCCACCGGCACGCAGTGGCAGCCCCACGCCTGCTCCGGTTCCGACGTCCACCGTTGCCAACGCGTGGACACGCACTCCCCCGACCGTACAGCCGGGTGGCAAGCCGGGAGTAAGCTTCGTGCCTACCACGCCCGGAACGCCCGGCGCACAGAAGGTGAGCAGTACGCCGGCCGCAACCGCCGCCGTCGGTGATGGGCCTGCTACGGACGAGGAGCTGATGGCACTATCGGAGCTGCTGTTCACGAAGGATAACAACAGCCCGAGCAAGTTCGTTACGATCAACTACCAGAAGCAGACGTCGTCCTTTGTCAACACCGATGAGGCGCCGAATCC ATTCCTAACGGTGGACGAAGCCAAGATCTACGCCATCCCGACGATCGAGAAGATGCACGCACTGTTCAACAACTACGAGCTGGACACGATGACGAACGAGTTCGTGACGCCGCtggagaagaaggaggagaaCGACTTTGTCGATGCACTGCTCGCCACGAACGTGATGCGCCAGGCGATGCTGTTCCTGCAGAAGAAGGGCGTCGTGACGGCTGATCCCAAGACGCACCACGAGCTGCTGAAGACGATCTGGTTTACGCTGTACTCGCGCGGCAACGGCAAGATCGGCAGCTCCGGCTTCGAGCACGTGTTCCTGAACGAGGTCAGCAACGGCACGATGATCGGTCTGCACAACTGGCTGTACGTGTACGACATGGAGAAGGCGGGCCGCATCGATTACAAGGGCTGGAACAAGAAGATGGAACTGGGCACG AAAGGAGAAATTGCAAAGGTGCGACTGTCGTTCGATAATCTGCAGAAGCCGTCCAATTCGCTGTTTGTCGGCACGTCGCCCGAGCTGGAGATTGCGCTCTACACCGTATGCTTCCAGCTGCGACCGGACAAGGAGTGCCCGGTGGCGGTCAACGGCAAACCGTTCACGATCAAAACGTTCACTTTCCGGTACCGGGGCAAAAATTTGATCGGAGGCGCATGGCCAAACATTTAA
- the LOC120897550 gene encoding estradiol 17-beta-dehydrogenase 11-like, which produces MTAPNTDRHLTLPYEWAEPVPLKTSLQRAREVFATLLNLLAFAFESVPLWWETLVAQFVTPSSKNISGQTALVTGGANGLGQSIAIALAKEGCNVAVVDVDETNARETVANLRRYNVSAEAYKVDVSDYEAVRQLGRDVERDLGPVDILVNNAGILPTSFSQDALPSHIERSMGVNVLSSFWTTQTFIDSMIRRRKGHIVAISSIAGYIAPGWAKTYATTKFALRGFMDALEDDLYLRGQANHVHTTTVFPFAFNTRKQAISLLKASSGLTRLPIYEPAMVGETVVRAIKTNQRKVVVPEVLKPYQLSIYENLPIKIRQLLTRTMAQGEVKLVD; this is translated from the exons ATGACAGCTCCGAACACCGATCGTCACCTTACCCTGCCCTACGAATGGGCTGAACCGGTGCCGCTTAAAACTAGCCTACAGCGTGCGAGGGAAGTGTTCGCGACGCTGCTTAACCTGCTGGCGTTTGCCTTCGAATCGGTGCCCCTCTGGTGGGAAACGCTGGTCGCACAGTTTGTCACGCCGAGCTCAAAAAACATATCCGGCCAGACGGCACTGGTGACGGGTGGTGCGAACGGGTTGGGACAGTCGATCGCAATCGCACTGGCCAAGGAGGGCTGCAACGTGGCCGTAGTGGATGTGGACGAAACGAACGCACGGGAAACGGTGGCCAACCTTCGCCGCTACAACGTGTCTGCCGAGGCGTACAAG GTTGATGTTTCGGACTACGAGGCAGTCCGCCAGCTGGGACGCGACGTCGAACGAGATCTCGGCCCGGTCGATATTCTCGTGAACAATGCCGGCATCTTGCCTACCAGCTTCTCCCAGGATGCGCTTCCATCCCACATCGAACGAAGCATGGGAGTGAACGTGCTGTCAAGCTTTTGG ACCACACAAACCTTCATCGACAGCATGATCCGACGGCGGAAGGGACACATCGTAGCGATTAGCTCGATCGCCGGCTACATCGCCCCGGGGTGGGCAAAGACGTACGCCACGACCAAGTTTGCGCTGCGCGGCTTCATGGATGCGCTCGAGGACGATCTGTATCTGCGGGGACAGGCGAACCATGTGCACACTACGACCGTGTTTCCTTTCGCGTTCAACACGCGCAAACAGGCGATCAGTTTGCTGAAAGCATCGTC AGGTCTTACTCGTCTACCAATCTACGAGCCGGCCATGGTCGGTGAGACGGTGGTGAGAGcgatcaaaacaaaccagcGCAAGGTGGTAGTGCCGGAGGTGTTGAAACCGTACCAGCTGTCCATTTATGA GAATCTACCCATTAAAATTCGCCAGCTATTGACGCGAACAATGGCACAGGGTGAGGTAAAGTTGGTAGATTAG